The Hydra vulgaris chromosome 11, alternate assembly HydraT2T_AEP genome contains a region encoding:
- the LOC136087091 gene encoding uncharacterized protein LOC136087091, with protein MVAGMLENQSKIILEKTEQLLKDQEKNFAIITSANMKILSERLDKFEKDTIKNITKTNDIANDLNATRLKVVFLETEFNEIKKFISAQDEIILSKFETVKQKTKKINIEVKDKSEILKISNKQRVLEDRLRRNNLRIDGINESENESWVESECKVHKLFEECLDIKNIKIERAHRYGPRDVKIHRPIVLKLLNYKDKTEILKKSCKLKRKNIFINEDFSAETTEIRKGLRERMKKERESGKFAVISYDKLVIRDWTAKK; from the coding sequence atggTAGCTGGTATGCTAGaaaatcaaagtaaaattattttggagAAAACAGAGCAACTTTTAAAAGaccaagaaaaaaactttgctaTTATTACTTCTGcaaacatgaaaattttatcGGAGAGACtagataaatttgaaaaagatacaattaaaaacataacaaagaCTAACGATATTGCAAATGATTTGAACGCAACACGCCTAAAAGTAGTATTTTTGGAAACCGAATTCAATGagattaagaaatttatttctgcGCAAGATGAAATAATTTTGTCAAAGTTTGAAACAgtgaaacagaaaacaaaaaaaattaacattgaagttaaagataaaagtgaaatattaaaaatcagcAACAAACAAAGAGTGTTGGAAGATCGTTTACGTAGGAACAACTTGAGAATTGACGGGATAAATGAAAGCGAAAATGAATCATGGGTAGAATCTGAATGTAAGGTGCATAAATTATTTGAGGAATGCcttgacattaaaaatataaaaatcgaaAGAGCACATCGATATGGACCGAGAGATGTCAAGATACACAGACCGATAGtcctaaagttattaaattataaagacaaaactgaaatacttaaaaaatcgtgtaaactcaaaagaaaaaacatctttataaatGAAGATTTTAGTGCTGAGACTACAGAAATAAGGAAGGGTTTAAGAGAACGAATGAAAAAAGAAAGGGAATCCGGCAAATTTGCGGTCATATCATACGACAAACTAGTCATTCGTGATTGGACTGCGAAGAAATGA